In a single window of the Flavobacteriales bacterium genome:
- a CDS encoding helix-turn-helix transcriptional regulator, whose product MAFSDRLSFARKQKKIRQADLGKLVGTSGDIIGKYERGENTPSIEVAAKIAEALGVTLDYLVKDGEYEQVDKDTLKRLKEIQTLSPENKNHVFALLNAFIKQTKLQGIM is encoded by the coding sequence ATGGCTTTTTCAGACAGACTGAGCTTCGCGCGTAAACAGAAAAAAATAAGACAAGCTGACTTAGGAAAGTTGGTTGGAACGTCTGGAGATATTATCGGGAAGTATGAAAGAGGAGAAAACACGCCCTCGATTGAAGTTGCTGCAAAGATTGCCGAAGCTCTCGGAGTTACGCTTGATTACTTGGTTAAGGACGGAGAGTATGAGCAAGTAGATAAAGACACCCTCAAAAGACTAAAGGAGATTCAAACGCTTTCCCCTGAAAATAAAAATCATGTATTCGCCCTCTTGAACGCTTTCATTAAGCAAACCAAACTACAGGGTATTATGTAA